The region GACCTCTTCTGTAGCAGAGTCTCCTTAGCCTCGTTGCACAGTTCAGCCGCATTGGGAGATACGGGAGCCACCAACAGCAGTGCACTTTGTTTGAGAGTGGATATTATTTCCCCAAGAGACTCAGAGGAGATCCTGCCATCGGCGCTAGTGGCCAGCAAGAGCCGCAGGTCAATGAGCCTGTCGGGCGCCAGGGAAGCGAAGAATGATCCCAGCTCAGCATGTTGTGGGTGTCGAGCGGCTGCGGCTGCGTCAGCAAACTGCAGCGAGGTGTGCGTCTCCTGGGACAGGTCACAGCGTTTGCAGGAGAGGTGCTCCATCGCCCACTGCGTCGAGCATTGGGACTCGGAGCTTGCTCGGACGAGGGCAATGAGGCCTTCCAAGGAACGGACCTCCACACGAAGCATAGAGAGGGTGTCGAGGATGTCATACACCTCTACTTTGCAGTCAGCTGACGATGGGAGCGGGCGCAGTATGTGGTGGCAAAtggagttgatgatgatgttggagacaGGGTCCATGGGGCCATAGCAGTGGCCAGCAAATAGGATGTGGGGGATGAGGTGGAGCCACGTAGAGGGCAGCATGGCGAAGACTTTGAGATAGAAGCCGTGGATCATGTCGTGGAGCCTCATCCTGAGAGACCCAGTGTATTCGCAGGCATCGCCAGAACAGATCATGACCGCAGAGCCGAAGTGTGCTTTGGCGGTTTTCACGACTTTCTGCAAACAGGATGAGATCATGGATCTGTGCTCGTGAGGAGACCGCAGGGCCGCGAAGTGGTCTCCATGACGCTCGACATTGATGGTGAACATTTTGAAGCCATCGGAGCTTGGGGTGTTGGAAATGTCTAGTCTCCCTTCATCAGCCTTGAGGTCCCGGCAGTAGACAAGTAGCTCTCTTCCGCTTGGCCGCAAGCTGAACTGAAGATCCAAGGGGGCACCGACCTGGTATCGCAGCAAATCCATGATGGCAATGACATCATCGACGGTGAGCTTGCGCCCTCCCTTCTCGAGCAAGGGGGCGGAGTCGCGGAGGCACTGTTTGGGCAGGGGTGACGCCTGGAGCCGCACCAGGTCATCAGGCGCAGGGTGCCGCCGCCCACAGCTTGCGGCGTACTTGAAGGCGGCTTGCGTCCTTTCAGAGGCGGGGTCGGGTGGTGAAACAGCAGCAGCGTGTAGATCGTGCTCGACCAGCTGGACTGCGAGGGCGACATCGGCGCGTGCCCAGTGGAGGTAGCGGGTGGCCTGTTCTTCGCTGAGGCATCCGAAGTAGCCAACCATGAATCTGATGAGAGCCCGGCGGGACGCCCCAGCAATAGAGTACCATGTAGCCCTGCGGGTGGACGGCCCACAGGTAACCCTGCCGGAGGATGGCAAAACCCAGCTGGTGTTCCAGCTGCT is a window of Triticum dicoccoides isolate Atlit2015 ecotype Zavitan unplaced genomic scaffold, WEW_v2.0 scaffold111474, whole genome shotgun sequence DNA encoding:
- the LOC119342974 gene encoding uncharacterized protein LOC119342974 codes for the protein MPWPSAAAGHQESQPMPSDPGERRGLFSCLFSECDAPPLDKSNWDADLLELLLDLHEEAFGRLPVHDMPVEAADQLAVSMREGGLCLGLLDPVTNIILNTVALLPRDFVDMAKPDRRRSKRLAADRVQPSDYSSWNTSWVLPSSGRVTCGPSTRRATWYSIAGASRRALIRFMVGYFGCLSEEQATRYLHWARADVALAVQLVEHDLHAAAVSPPDPASERTQAAFKYAASCGRRHPAPDDLVRLQASPLPKQCLRDSAPLLEKGGRKLTVDDVIAIMDLLRYQVGAPLDLQFSLRPSGRELLVYCRDLKADEGRLDISNTPSSDGFKMFTINVERHGDHFAALRSPHEHRSMISSCLQKVVKTAKAHFGSAVMICSGDACEYTGSLRMRLHDMIHGFYLKVFAMLPSTWLHLIPHILFAGHCYGPMDPVSNIIINSICHHILRPLPSSADCKVEVYDILDTLSMLRVEVRSLEGLIALVRASSESQCSTQWAMEHLSCKRCDLSQETHTSLQFADAAAAARHPQHAELGSFFASLAPDRLIDLRLLLATSADGRISSESLGEIISTLKQSALLLVAPVSPNAAELCNEAKETLLQK